The Acropora muricata isolate sample 2 chromosome 4, ASM3666990v1, whole genome shotgun sequence genome contains the following window.
atttgaaagctttttacagatattattcatgaattatctttgaaaaatgcgtggttacccccaattttctttttggatttcaataggacctgttaagatctacatttcctgcataatcacacaccggggaaaaaacatctttaattagtaggcactgtccttaaatAAAACTTTGCGTTAGATTAAGCGTTTTCCGATTATTCCAcgtttataataataattttattgtttgtgaCGTTGTATAAAattctttgaagtgaagtgcactttcgctggcacgaatggttttcgagTACAGgtaaagaatgaaacatttactgctgcgggctcgcgttgtcttcacaacctgaaaaaaaaattgcaacaaaaagcgtgccgcacgtgcagcatgattatttttccgcCTTATTCAACTaatcaaatcattaatttgtgTGGCGTTATCGTTGCCCTTgacgtcgtcatttcttaaataaCCCAATAGAGCGCTTGAACAAAGACGAAGTCGACGACAGcaaaaacgtcatctgaaaatgtaacgtcgcgtttctgcaatcatttatcaattattcaaagtcattgcgcttgcaaaatgtgttctaaataTCCTGgcattaaattggaaccagcgcttcagagataatgagacaaattgaacatttgtagtcatatgctcacgtcgcccacgcaactgcaaaacaggtcattccaCGTCGTGCAAAGGACGaaaacgtctgcgaaatgtccaaACATGAAAAATAACTACGTattgttttttcattgtttatgaCGTTCctgttgccgttgtcgtcgtggtgGCTGAAGTTCCCTTATACACATCATTTTCGGCGTAGCGGATAGGACGAGAATagttagattaagcaccgcgaaaacggcgaacgccgaacgtcggctagtcgtttgtcgtttgccgttccgtccgcgatgtttgtttgtttaagctTCCCGACGACACGGAGGAACTGGGAACTCGGTTGCCATTTACTGCGACTAGGCGAAATGGATACGGAGAAGTTATGTATTTtccgcttgaatttgaaactcttttagctttacaagcagttcatgtagaagtaagatgataaacgcagcatagctataaaagcaagcgatcaaaatggagaaatagacagtaaaaatgggctgcaaatactcacgttttcgcgttccctccaaacgggaaaaatgtcctcctcgagtagaaacggcggccggcaaacggcaaacgcgggaaatgtcaggtcacgtgaccctctctgtcgttcgcgggaaaaaaatacgcggtgcttaatctctctaataaCTGCAAAGTgaacagaaataaaaaagtGCTTGTTCAAAGACGGAAAACAAAGCTGCTCAATTCCTTCCACACCACACTGCTGTTTTTGCATACCTTCCATTTCGTGTCGTACCAAGTCATGGAAAGGTTTCGGCAGAATGTTCAGTCACCGAAAGATAATTGTTGTAGGTCACTCAATGTCCCAACATGACAAGCGCCTACATGGACATGGCCGCCAAATTTACTTAACCTTGAGACTGCAAAAACGATTATTTAAGCCATTTAACACGTTGCCATTTATTGATTAGAATCATGGATAGCTTGTTGGATGATCAAATTCAACATTCAACATTGAATGATGCACTGAAAGAGTTAGATATTCAGATAGTTCGATATAGAATGAGGCGTAGTATTTGTGATCAAGTCATCAAATTAAGGTGCTACTTCCTTAGGGAATTGTACATGGTATGCGATGATGGTCAAAAATGGCCcaagaaatattttcattggCCTTTGATTACAGTTAAATGTAGCCTCTCAAATTTCTGGACAAACTGTGCCATACTATGCAAAGTCGGGAAAATTCGTTTTTACGTTACGAGTTTGCGGAAATGAAGGTTGCTGCTGCATGTTTTGATGGTCTTCAGCAAGCACTGCGGCGGCGGCGACGgagacaaatttgcatatttaacaacgaaaaacagtagtattgcacgtgcgtttttcattttgttcatttcacagccattctcgttctttccaagacatgaaataacctgttttgcagtCGTGTGGATGACCTGAGCACCTGACGACAGACCGCACATTTTACTCACCAGGCGACCTGAAATAATTGAAAactgattgcagaaacgcaaagttccATTTTCAGACTACGTTCTCTGTCGCCGACGACTTGCTTACAAAAGCTACCCAATATTTCCCGTGACGCACGTTGCAAGATaagtttcattgaaaagtcCTCCATTAAGAGAATTTTTGAATCAGCTGtaagttgaatgaaaataaattcTTTCGGGGCTAATGTGAAATGGTTTTACGAAGCTGTCGGAAACAAACACCTGTAATAGCCTGGAGACAACTTTACAAGCGATTAGTGAACCACGAATTATTCCAAAGGCCGACCGAAACCCATCTCACGGAAACCGCTGCGTTTGACCATTACGAAAAAACAGTGCAGAATCTCTCACGCAGGAATTTCTCACGCATTATTCTGTTTGTCTTACTTTTCGAGAAAAAACTTTGTAAGAATTTTAACCGGATAAACAGGACATTAATTCGAGCACtgtgtttgtttaccattcaaACATACAAGCATGATTGGTAGAAATTCAAGTTATGTTCTAGAAAAATGATGATGTTGTGTGATTTTTGTAtgtgttttttgtttcctctttttaaCATAATCCTAATGCTGTGAAGAAGGCGCCTTACTTCTTTGTACTCCATTTGAGCGTTACCTATTATTATCGTCTCTTTCCTGGGGTGTAGTCCAGATGAAAAGTTGTAagctttgaaaatttgaattcgtAACTTTATATAACAATACGCTGGGTGTTTGACATACATTTATATCACGGACAAAAATTACGAATTTTTTGTTATACTTGAAAATTCCAGGTCTCATTAAACTGTATGGCTGTTGAAACAATAAAACTCGGTGTGAACATTCCCAAAATAACATTTTCggaaaattcaaacaaatttcCTACGCATTGTTACCTGTCCAGAAAGGCGCGTGTGTTTGCTAGCGGGATCCTAAGAGTGTCGACTTCTTTACAAATTACTACACAGCGTGTTTCGATGAACAGTCGGAAAGCGGCAATTGTCACAAGAACAACTCATGAATGAACAAAAGCAAGAAATCTTACGTGCACGACTTGCATTTGTTGTTCTTTTATAATCAAAATCATGTGCTATCTCATTTGCTATTCAATTTACCATTCTGCGAGCCTAAGAAAACCCACCAACTGTTCTTTAACGTAGTTTCGTTGATAAGCACGAAAGGTTGTTTTCATCTCCTCCTTAAAAATTCGTCACACCTACAAATTCCCttgcttttactttttttttgataaaaggaTATCAAGGTTCATTTTTGATCTTTCTAATGAATAAGGAAAACAGAGTTCTGTGCTTCTCAACTGTATTGACAGCTGtttttttatgattttgatACTGCACGCAGGTGAATTACATGTTCACAAATCATTTGTTATCCAATGTTATTTTCATCTTCACATCTCCGCTCTTTTCGCTATGtcagaaatattttttaacaCTGCTTTAGTTTATTCGCTTCTATATCGTAGTTTTTCTGGTGAAATCTTGTGTTAGTTAGGCTTGCGAACTTATAAATATCTTTGTTTTCAGCTATGTCCTTTAATGATTTTTGCGATTGTACAGAAAATTGAATAACACAGTAAGAGGTCGTTTTATTGTGATTGCTCAATCTTAATTTCGTAGGTAGTTCAATTCCTCTTTTTTATGATCAATAAGAATTCTTCCGTAACTTTCTTTTTGAAACACAATTTTAAATCACTGCAAACAACTACCTGAAGTCATTACAATTGCTTCCATAATGTAAAAAATCGTTGAACTTTGAAATTCGTGTGAGGACGGAAAACGTTTCAGTTAAGCTTTGTGCGAAAGTGAAATCATGTCATTCACCTTCTTATATGATTTACAAAATTCGAGCCAATTGATAAGATTAACACAATCCACTTTTCGTTGGCTGGAACTAAGGATTTGTTCTCGTTTTGTTCGCGTAAGTCATTCATTATAGAAGTCGTAACATAAAGTCATCAAAGGATTAAAATAGAATAGCATTTGcgccgattttttttttttttgcaagtaaaTTAAATTATGTGAAAAAACTGTCGAACTTTAGTTTGAAAGTTTTCCCTTAgttcttttttatattttttttccgatGAGTTCATGATCAAGGTTTAAAACTTAGCCTTTATTGCACTGATGACTTTCACTAAAGCGTTCTAATGTTATGTTTTCTTCAAGCCCAATTATAATCTTGTTCTCGTCTTTCGGGAACTGGTGCGATGTTTGCTGACTGTGACATTGCTAGCTATATTTTGCTCCGACCTTTAATGTTTAGGCGATAAAAGAAAACCAGCGTGATTTTTAAAACCTCCCAGTGGCGTTTATAATTGCCTGGGCGCGCTCGCGTAATTCCAATTGCTCCTCCCAGAATTAACCCAAAGGAAATCTCAATTATTTTAATACGCACTGTCTCTTGAGTTGGGAACACgagaaagaaaataatcaaacaCTTCAACGGGTGGTAATGGACGAGCATATTAAGTATTGTTCGCGAAAATTTGAATTATCGCAGTCCTTTTTACCCCAAGCTGGGTGTAACTTTTAGGCGTGTGCGAGCTCTAATGAACTCAGAAAGGTTAATCAACTTTTGGAGAACTTAAACAATTGAAACTGCGGCGTGCTTTTGACACAAGGTTCCGGTATTTCGCTGAGTCGATTGTTGTGCGCAAAAACGCACCTGTTTTCGTTAATTTAACGGGATCCAAACACAAAGAAAGCAAGCGGTTTATCGCTTTATCTCGAGTGTTCAAGTCGTTAAAGCTTACAAGTTACTTAGAAATAAAGCAAATTTGCTCGCAATTCTCGCTAAGAAAGAAAGCCGAGAATCAACCTTCAAGCGAGTAATTCAAATGACAAGCAAGACAACCTTTACTTGTTTTGGGGTAACATATATTCCACTTGACTATCGCGCGATAATTTTGCATTCATTGTGAACTTGTGAAATGGAAGTAGATTAACAAAAGTAATGATGAAAATGGCTTCTAGTTTCCGCGAAAGGTTCGCCATGTCGATTTTTTGTTACGAAAATTACCATAAGAGTTAAGATTGGACAACAATCCGCTAGAACGAAAAAAGTCTCGGGAGCAAGAAACggtaaaaatatataaattatgaaAGTTCAGTAATTTTTCCTCGACTCTTAGCTTTGTACGTGATAATTGATAATTATGGAGCTAAAATCAAGtgcaaaaatttaatattttgccAAGAAAATATGTTAGTAATTATTTCGTGCATACATTCTTTTGCCTGAGAATGAATTTAGAAAAGCTCTCGTATTATTTGACTTGTATTACCGATTCTGAGGTTTTAAAAGACGATAAGTTATGGAATATAGATTGAGCTTTTCAAAGTGTCTATAAATTGATGGAAATGAAGGATTTTCCTTTGGCAAGTTGCCATGTTCTATTCGTCTCAACTGCCACGACACTTGGTGTCAACTTGTTCTTCGTGTCTTCTTTAGTGCACCTCGTCTACGTGTTCGTTCAAATCGCTCTTCTTCGCAAAGCGTTTTCTACAAGTCCTGCAGTGGTATGGAAGATTATCCGAGTGAGTGtgcaaatgaaatttcaaattcgACATCTTGTTAAAGGCCCTGTTGCACTGGTCGCATCTAAAAGGTTTTTCTCCCGTGTGAATCATAATATGATTTCGCAAGTTCCCCTTTTGGTGAAAGCCCTTACCGCAGATGTCACAAATGAAAGCTTTCTTGTCGCTGTGCGTTCGAAGATGAGTCTTCAACGTCGAGGAGCGATTAAAACTCTTACCACATTCCTCACACTTGTGTGGTTTTTTCTCGGTATGTATGATCTTGTGGCGACACAGCGTACTGGACAGGCGAAACCCCTTTCCGCAAACGTTGCATACAAACGGTCGACTCTGAGTGTGATCAGGCATTTTCAAGTGAATCGACAGAgtgtattttgttttgaaaattttgccaCACTGGTTACATCTGTGAATGGTCTTATCTGTTCGTTGCCTTGCGCTCGTAGTACTCAAGTCATTTGCTTTATTTAGCTGAGGGTATTTTTTGACTGCTTGAGTTGTCAAGTGTTTAAAATCGGGTTTCGGAGCGCCCACGGCTGTCCCCGGGGAAGTTTTCTCGTATTTTCCCTCTGCTGGTAATGCGCCATTTTCCTGAAAAATTCCGTGATCGACAGCCAAGTGCAATTCGGGGAGGATGTTTTTTTGAGTATGGTGTTCcgacattttcttttcattattaatGAAATCATCAGTGGAGCTTAGAATCTTTCCAGTATCATTAACGCGTCCGTCAGTTCCATCGTCGGCTGGGTACGaagatttcgttttcttttgcaaCGCGTAGAAAAATTCGTCATCGCTTTTATCCTTCCTCGCTTTCGCAGGCCTCTTTCTTCGTCCAACCTCTGGATAATCATCGCCAGATGAGGGTCTTTTTTCATCTGCGAATTAAAAACACACTGTGATTCGGAATGATACTCGCCCACTAAAATTCGATAAAATGCTAAAATGAACACACGGCTCTAAGGCAAAAGTGGCCTATGACATGTTTATATAGGGACGGTATTTATTTTGAGACAATTCGAATTAACCATCGCTAGCAAACACTTCAAATGATTTCATTTTCAGAACAACGAAAAAACACTAACCTTGGTGAATAAAAGGCAGCTTTCCCTTGCGGATTTTAGTGCTGTCCTCAAAATCTCTTCTTAGCAGAAATGCTCTCGGCATCTTTTCAAATTTGCGTTACTATGACACTTACAATAAGGTTATAGCAATACCGAAATATGTCTCATAAAACGAGGAACTTTGCCGCAGGTCTTTAGCCAAGCTAGACTCAGTATGACTGAGCAATGTCCCTTTGTAGTGCCTCATCTTATATAAAAGTCCGCGAACGCGTAATCTTTTAACAACTTTATATCTTGCGGACCACGGGTAGATTTCGCATTGTGTTCAGCTTGGATGATGCATCTCCTAGCCAATCAAACTTCCCCAACTTGTGAAACCTGCAAACACATTGAATAATTTATAAACTGCACATATGAAAATAACTCCGCAACACCTGCAATTATGGGGCCTCAATTTTCCGAGTTATCGCAAAATCTGCTGACAAACCCCACCTTGTGTATAAGAAAGGGAAAAGATTATGAACAGAAACCTATTTCCGTTTCTTTTCTGTTATTGGTAACAATGTAATTTCATCTTTCTCGTTTTCACCAAGGATTTACCCGTTGCGCTGCAATAAAAATGCAAATACTTACACATTTGCTCGcgaaaatatttatttgaacCTCACTAGGGTGTAATCAGCGTCGTATAAGACACTGGGCAGGCCTATTGGATGCGAGTATATAATAAGCAAGGATAACTTTATTATTGGGCCCAGTTAGAGACCTTTGTATTCAATTCTATTCTTGTTTTATTCAATGACAGCTTTCACGTCCGCAAATACATCACTCCAAAATTTGACTATCCTGGATTTATAATTATTCTCGTAGCGCAGTCTGGCCCTCACTTTTCCTGGCGCATTTGCAGTGTTTACCGGCAATATTACTGTGACGTTCATCGAAGGCAGAGTGAAAGTTTATGGCTAACAGCGCCAATGTTTGTTTATCTTGTTATTAATAGTTGACCGCCAGTTCGACTCCAAACATCCAATAACTCTTGGATCATTGTTTAAGTTTCGGCGAGTGTTTCCCCAACAAAATGGTCTTAGATGCGAGTCGACCATCTTTGTCATTGGTCACCAATGTCCCACTGAgttttatttgtatttattgGATCCAACTAGTTCGCGACAGCTTTGCTATTATATTGTTTAAAATAAGATGTTTTGATCGCATAAATTCGTCTTAAGTTAATTCTTTGGCTACAGCAATCCACGACCTTGAGGCTAAATCTTTGAGGAAATACAGATACATACAGATCGTGTTAGATTTGAATTCAAAACTTTGCTAATTTATTCGAATATAAAGTTATGTATTAATGTCTATACTTGTGCAATTCGCttatttttttactgtggtGTCCCTGCATTTGAATATTATTGACAACTGTTAATTGCTCTAGTTTTAAGATAGTGAAAATATACCCTCAGTTTCATTTTTCATATCCCTGATCGAGGCATTTTTATTGACTAAAATGATTGTTTTGACGAGTAAGACTATGATAGCACAAAGAAGCTTGCCagttcttgtaaaaaaaattgtgataaaatgaaaagaaaccaTTAATTGAAATATACTTTCATGCGTGAAAGAAAATCAAGCACTCACAAAACACCTATTGGCCGATAAGTTGTCATATCGACCAGCCTTAAGAACGTTTTAAATCTCTTGCTTGAGGCattagaaaatgtttcatcttCCTGGTTCTTTTTTCAACACCGAAAATATTGAGTGACTCCAGAAATTAGCATTGACATTTGCGTGGAAAAAGAACTTTCAGAATGATCGACAGGTAATAAACTGTATGATGGGGTGTGCCCAGTGGTGTTAATTAAACCATTTCCCTTGAAGGCTTCAGTTACACGTGGTATTGTCACCATTCTTGAATCGGTTATAAAAATGTTTGCGAATACAGCTTTAATTACTAGAAATCTGTGAATTTTTAATTGCAATCTTTTGGCATACAAAAGTTACCTAATTTTCGCGCAGTAATGGCGAAAAGCGCTCTAACTTCCAAACAATAtttgaacaaaaattatttaagaTCCGTTAATGGAGATTTGTTAATCCAACGCATACGTCACTTATCGCCGCTTAATTTTTTCAGCTATCCACTGTGATATCTTAGTGGCGAGCCGCCATTGACAAAAATAGaaagaattattttaaaaaaagtttcaaCAAAAAATGCAATTCAATAGAATTTTGAGCTGacaattttaaattgaaatctACTTTGTATTCGACATTAGCTGCAAAACAGCGTGACATTATATTAAGTTCCGAGCTTCTCCGATTTACTAACTCTAGAAGGAC
Protein-coding sequences here:
- the LOC136914248 gene encoding fez family zinc finger protein 1-like, whose protein sequence is MPRAFLLRRDFEDSTKIRKGKLPFIHQDEKRPSSGDDYPEVGRRKRPAKARKDKSDDEFFYALQKKTKSSYPADDGTDGRVNDTGKILSSTDDFINNEKKMSEHHTQKNILPELHLAVDHGIFQENGALPAEGKYEKTSPGTAVGAPKPDFKHLTTQAVKKYPQLNKANDLSTTSARQRTDKTIHRCNQCGKIFKTKYTLSIHLKMPDHTQSRPFVCNVCGKGFRLSSTLCRHKIIHTEKKPHKCEECGKSFNRSSTLKTHLRTHSDKKAFICDICGKGFHQKGNLRNHIMIHTGEKPFRCDQCNRAFNKMSNLKFHLHTHSDNLPYHCRTCRKRFAKKSDLNEHVDEVH